The following is a genomic window from Episyrphus balteatus chromosome 1, idEpiBalt1.1, whole genome shotgun sequence.
CAATAAATTCAATCAATtaacatatgaaaaaaaaaattaaagtacacTTGAATTGAATCTCATAaggatttgatttattaaaatagcagtaaaaattaacatataaacaaacatataaaaaccaaacaaaatttttccatACAATTTGTAAATAGGACATTTATATGTTTATGAATTGCGTGTTTATTATGCTGATAAGCTCCATAGAAACCAAGCCCCAACAGCAAAGTGCAAATCAGATTTCAATAAACTTATTCCACTTCTAAAGAGaattaatgtttaaaataaaattgcgtAGAACCCTTCATATGGCTATGATTATGTGCAAAAATAGGGTGTTTCTTGTAGTATTTTATTGAGGCTATGAAAACAATAGTGGCGTGGCgtaacccactttttttttaaatgagtttttcataaaaatgggtctattaataaatgtatctattttaatatcaattttagaaaaatataaaaacaccgTATCcaacggttttgtttttttttttattccaaacgactttttatatagaaatttggttaatgtaggtacctatataaaaacaaaaaataaaaaaaaacatataattcgttttttaaaagaattaaacaaaatctgaaatgaaattgccctccaaaacaagtacctatgcagttttatttgataaatcaaggtgcatttttagaaaaaaaaaaaaaaaaaattcaaaatcgttagaaccgttttttaaaaaacttatattttatataaataattttttggaaaaaaagtattaaaaaaaattggtatgccattttgtagaaatcactgatcaacatctaaaaacaaaatttcaaaaaaatacaatgtcctgttttcgaaaatttgatttttcaaaaaaaaaaaatttcaaaattttttaaaaatccaaaaattatttttttcaaaattttattttttggcttatatattaaaattatataaatgctttttcacataaagtttcgttgaaatcgaataagtagtttcaGAGTAAAtcggattagaaaaaaaaacggttctatggcggttaataaatgattttcaaaataaaatttttttattaaaagatagaccttctCTTTAAAcctacatttgaatttttttaacaaaatttttgcagccgttttcgagatatttcaattttatttttgatccaaaaaaattaattccaaaaatacctctggagagtcgccaaataacgctacataccacgtttgacatcaatcggttcatccgtttaggctgtagcttcgtttacagacagacggacttccgggacccacttttttggcattctctatcatcgtaatgtcgtggaaaaatgttatgtcaattttttttctgtacgaacttgatatagtacctatatcacaAGTAAATATCTGAGGTATGCTGAAATTCAAACAGTAATATCCTgttataatatacatatattacaatcaataaataattatgtgattttttcattttttttatattcaattttacatgaaaaagaaccttaatcaaaattgtagaagAATAAATCATGTACAAAAATTATgccaacaattttttgttgagattCCTAAGAcatgggtaaaaaaaaagttacatcaATTTTCGAAGATGGCAGACTATCCCTTTAGATTTTAATACCCAAAATGATCAAGAAAATTTGAGGAACCCTAAAACTCTTTCAACGAGActtaaaacatttataaattgtAAGATGAAAATCAAATGACCTTAACACTCATCTTACACATCTTCAAAACACAATATTTTAACATAAATCACCAGAAATCAATAAAATAGTATACATATACAACACCCTGTGTTACTAAAACAATTCAAAAAGCTGTGAAGAATTACCATTGTAATGAAGAAGAATGACAATCAAATTTCCTAGTCAAAGTCAATGTTAACACAAGTTTTAACATTTCACGAGATAAAGGTTCACGAGGAAAGCCTCAAAGATTATACTAGCAGTAGGCATACACCATATCTGTTCACAGCACCAACCCCAGTCTCCATCAGTATCTCAAGCACATTTTGGTGTGTTTAATAATCAGAAATTGTTTTCAATATAATACCCGCGCCAAGATTGAGACGAAGTCAGTTGCGTGCTTGCTTTCAAACCATTAAAACGTCTTGTTCCGCCTTGgtcattttgaaaacttaaccATAGATAACGTGCTGATAGTCACATACGCCTCCACAATTTTACCCCTCTTCCTGGAGTCCCATTTGCCAAACTTGCTCATTACGAGGTAGAACTGTTATCTAcctataatataattttaagtgATAACCAAGTGATCCCAAAGTGCcgtaattaaatttatttgaggCCGAAATAATTGACGACCGGTCGGTGTGGTGAGGCGCAAAGCGTTGAAAAGCcgatatttaaattataaacaatcaaattaaaaaaaaaaatattttaatcaggTGAGCTTAAGTGAAgatattttttgtcattttgacTTAGGTTCCTACAGATGCTTAATTTAATAAAGGGAAAATACAAATGGTCCTAAATGGAACGGTTGTGTTTTGTGGAGGGCCTTCTTTGATATTTCAAATTGACAAATAAGGATAAAAATGAtactaattttaatattaattgaaGTTTATGAATAAGGAATGTGATAAAATCAAGTTTCAAAAGTTGAACATACCTCCTAGGGAAGATTTATAGATTAACGATTATAATTAacgaaaataattatttaaagttaaattatgAACAACTGTGGAGAAAAGTAAACATCAGCAATTAACACCAGAGTGGCTAACACATTTTGAACAGCTGAAAGTTGCTTAATCTCATTTTCATGTTAAACTATTTTATCTCACTCCAgactttttaagcatttttaacATGCTTTTGCttcttattgaaaaaaaaatagtttgtctttatatttaagttttttgtattcgactcttaaactaaacaaaaaactaatatttgcatttaatcgcataatgtaaaaaaaataataaaatttctttgactTTTGGTTTTTCTCCtcttttttagtaaattaattaattaaacatttgttttattttcgaaaaataaaatactcaaCTCCATCTGATAAGATTTGGACCAAAAAATCGAATacctgttttttgtttgtttgaaaaattaatttttgaatttttttatttgtttttagataTTAAATGAAttccatttctttaaaatgcttttttagcACCTGGcatggtattaaaaaaaaaaaacgtctatCGCTTATCAGTTGTTACTATGTCTATAATAGTCTAAGagtttttttatctaaataacTTATTAAACAAATATACTTCCGATTGATTTGTGTTGCAAATCttatcatttttacttgctctatagggcaagtattggtttcgtgtcgaaaaaaaaaattgaggttttaatcaaaaccaacattacgatgatggagaattccgaaaaagtgggtcccgcaattccgtccgtgcttCTGTGCGTtagtgcgtccatctgtacacatttccacagcctaaacgggtaaatggattttcttcaaatttggtacagatgatttttatggaattctgaaagttggtttttttttgtttttttattggtctttgagaaatacaaaacaattattatttttgcagtcgaaaaatattgaaaataaatgaacgTAAAATTGTCTTACTTTTTAAGAGTTGGccataattttattataaaagtccaaaaattttaaattttattttttgacttatgAGTTACGGCTATTATTATATCAGTATATGAGAACTACGATTTTATAAGTAAAAATTTACAACATTAGGTGTGTTGTAgaaaaattagagaattttaaaatttgttttaggtACCTACTCAAATTTGAATATACTCGTACATAGCTTGGGGATTCCAATAATTCAACtcagagccaatttttcattgataagCCCCAGTTAAGGCTTTTTCTTAcaattaaacgttttttttcgtttttttttatattgatattattCATCTAATAATCGTGCaagatttataaatttgtttttatcttcACTTTTCGACTcacaaacattgaattttttttataaactattagTATCTACATAGGACATTTTGCTCCTGGATTCAACTTGCAATAAAAACCTACATACATGTccaaaaaatttgagaaaaatttaaaaaaaaaaacaaaaagttaccTAAAATTGTactgtgttaattttttttttttttcaaaattctgagttatcagtttttccaaaataattcattcaattaacttgaATTGAACTTATAGAAAAGAATAAActtcaagcttttaaaaatgtattgcttaatattgtaggtgtttgCCGTTCTGTTAAAATATTCGTGAGAAAATTGGGCCTATAGcgatggaaaattatttttcactaataaaatttttcactcTCAAAAAAGTCGTTTAcaagaaagtcagaaatcaagaaagcgGTTCTAAGGCatgtatatgtacatatgtaacgGTTAAAAGAATACCTACTTTTCTTTGCCAATAGTAATTTTGGGCCATAATTTCAATtacgtataaaaaaataatttgggcCTAAATCTTTATACAAATACTTCCATGGAATCCTCTGCACAATTTGACTGCAATATTTGTTTTGACCTTCAGCTACCGATTAGGCTTGAATTTTTGTGCCACATTCAGCAAAAAATGCGAAAAGGGCAGTTTTAACTCGTATAATCTTACCTATTACCTTCATTTCACAAAACCGATCAGCCATAGTTGTGTGTCATCTCATAATATTAGataatcaattaattaaaaacttctTTCTGATTGAAATAATGACAAAGCAATCAAGTCTAGTTGAGTTAGCAAGTTCAGAATTAAACTCTGTTTTATAAGACTTACATAACAAAACATCTGGTTTTAACTCTTAATAGACCTATTAATTTTTACATGCCGATGTAATTTTCTCATTTAAAACAGGCACAACTTTAAAATGATCACTTCGGTTggattgatatttttgttgataGCACTGAGTGACGTTCATGCTGTACCAAATGTTTGCCTACCCGAAATGGGATGCCTTGAAGGCACCTACATGTCTGGTTTCCAAAGTGATAAATTTGAAGTCTTCATGGGAGTTCCATTTGCTGAGCCTCCAGTTGGTGATTTGAGGTTTagcgtaagtttttttttttttctaaacatctttacaacaaacaatctttataaattgtataaatttatatatatgtagaATCCAAAACCTATGAAGCCGTGGAAAGGTGTTCTGGATGCGACTAAAGCTAAACCAGACTGCattcaaaaaaactatttgccACCTCAGCCATTTGTCAGTGGACAGGAAGACTGCTTGTATCTAAATATATATCGTCCAATAGtaagttgatttttgaaaactttgaacaTATTCAAAAATACAGTTAACCTCAAATTGCTTTGTTTagaataaagataaaaaaccaCTGCCAGTAATGGTTTACATATTTGGGGGAGGATTCTTTGCCGGTACTGCAAGCCCTTTAATCCATGGACCAGAATATTTTATGGACACAAAGGAGGTGATTCTAGTTACATTAGCATATCGCTTGGGTGCTTTAGGTTTCCTTTCAACTGGAGATGCTAATATGCCTGGCAATTTTGGGTTGAAAGATCAAAATTTAGCATTAAAATGGATTCAAAGCTACATCTCCTATTTTGGAGGAGATCCTCATAGCGTTACAATCTTTGGACAGAGCGCTGGAGCTGTATCTGTTCATATGCACATATTAAGTGATTTGTCATCAGGTAAGAAGTTTGCTCATATTTCTAAGATAAATACGAATTATCAATCTTTATTTTGTAGGTCTCTTTCAAAGAGCAATTGTAATGAGCGGTAATGCTGGTGCACCATATGCCACCCCAATTGCCAAGCCACTTGACCAAGCTCGTAAGCAAGCTGAGCTTGTTGGAATTCCCAATGCCAATAACATAAGCCCAAAAGACCTCACAAAAGCCTTACGACAAATTGATGCCAATAAAATCGTCGAATCTGGTGATGGATTTAAATATTGGCATGTAGATCCTCTGACCACATTTCGTCCAGTTATCGAAGAACCTTCTCCAAATGCATTCTTGACTGCTGATCCAGTTGATCTTATAGCTACTGGAAACTATACACAAGTACCTTGGATGACGGGTATGGTACCTCATGAAGGCGCTGTTCGAGCTTTGTCCATACTCTCCAATGAAGCATTACGTAATGACTTCAATAACCATTTTGACGATTTCATTGGAAAACTTATGGAGTTCCCATTTACAAATGATGTTGGCACGAAAATGGATTCCCTTATTGATCATTATTTTAATGGAGTCCACGAACTAAACAACCAAACAGCCCAAGCTTTCGTTGATGTACATTTTGTCACTGTTAAAAGCAAGAAAAATGATATTAATgtgatttatttgtttaactttgttTAGATCATTACTGACCGAGCTTTTGTGCATCCGTTTTATAAAAACACCAAACAGTACGTTGAAACGgctgatcttaaaaaaaatccagtcTACCTCTATCGATTCAACTATCGTGGTCCATTTTCCTATTCGACATTATACACAGGAAATTTCAACAATTACGGAGTAGTGCATTGTGATGATCTTATATATTTATTCCGATCGCCAGGACTGTTCAATGTAGACTTTGAAAAGAACTCAGTGGAAGCAAAAGTAATCAAGGAATTAGTAGACACTTATGTTTCCTTCGCAACAACAGGGTATGTATAAAATtagcatttattttaaatatttttccataattatttataattctcTATATAGACACCCTAATGGAGCAAATGACCAAAGTTTAGCAGAATGCAATCGACATGCTTTGGAAAATCCAGATGATAACAAAATTTGTTCGTACAAGGAGATACAAAATGCAAGCAATGGATTTTCAGTGCAAATTGATAACTATTTTGACGTTTCAAAAGTAAAACTTTGGGACAAAATACTTAATTGAATTGCTTTTATCTTAAATTGTTTTATGTAATCATTTGTATTTCTGCATGTGtgtcttatttatttattttcattcgtATCATTTTATGTaagggttattttttttaagactagtatcttctttcaaaaaaataattgacaacCATTTTATAggattaataaaatatatgtatatacaaaaatactAAGCTTTTCTTATTCTTATTGGCTATGCAAAATTGCTCTGGCATGATTatgtggtttatttttttgagcgATAAATTACGATTTTTTCAGAACAATAAAATTATAGAGACCACTTTTGAAAACGAATCCAGCAGTGAAGGTTTTGCAATAGGGAACAATATAAGCCTTCAAAGGGGTTCTAAAATTCACTAACTCTGAACCCTGTTCAGGAAAGATCTGGGGCATTTACGGTCCCTTATCGTAAAAAGTTCACAAGCTCACCAGCACTTTCTTTGTTAAATTGACCCCCTGATATTGCGAGTCGTCTGAAAATTATCCGCAAAAGTCAACTTGGAACGttgaataacaaataattttttttacaaaataaaatgttaggAATACGCCACAGTAACCATTCGTGGATTTATATACTCGTATGTGCATTATACATTAGAACgaccaaaaaaatgattttttgcacTAAAGGTAGCAAATTTTGCGTAAAATGCGCTCCTGATGATTCGAAGTATTTCTCAAATTAAACGTCAAGAgtaacaaaatgtatttaaaaattatttttatcttgaACGGCTGCACTcaagggttaaaaaataaaatacaatacgaCTTGAAATTCATAATTGGCCTGTTT
Proteins encoded in this region:
- the LOC129906673 gene encoding juvenile hormone esterase-like, encoding MITSVGLIFLLIALSDVHAVPNVCLPEMGCLEGTYMSGFQSDKFEVFMGVPFAEPPVGDLRFSNPKPMKPWKGVLDATKAKPDCIQKNYLPPQPFVSGQEDCLYLNIYRPINKDKKPLPVMVYIFGGGFFAGTASPLIHGPEYFMDTKEVILVTLAYRLGALGFLSTGDANMPGNFGLKDQNLALKWIQSYISYFGGDPHSVTIFGQSAGAVSVHMHILSDLSSGLFQRAIVMSGNAGAPYATPIAKPLDQARKQAELVGIPNANNISPKDLTKALRQIDANKIVESGDGFKYWHVDPLTTFRPVIEEPSPNAFLTADPVDLIATGNYTQVPWMTGMVPHEGAVRALSILSNEALRNDFNNHFDDFIGKLMEFPFTNDVGTKMDSLIDHYFNGVHELNNQTAQAFVDIITDRAFVHPFYKNTKQYVETADLKKNPVYLYRFNYRGPFSYSTLYTGNFNNYGVVHCDDLIYLFRSPGLFNVDFEKNSVEAKVIKELVDTYVSFATTGHPNGANDQSLAECNRHALENPDDNKICSYKEIQNASNGFSVQIDNYFDVSKVKLWDKILN